One window of Stigmatopora nigra isolate UIUO_SnigA chromosome 14, RoL_Snig_1.1, whole genome shotgun sequence genomic DNA carries:
- the ablim3 gene encoding actin-binding LIM protein 3 isoform X7: MSSNAYLQGSIGGESSRGPIRCQRCREVCKGEVVRVQETHFHVKCFTCTVCNCDLARSGFFQKKGEYICTADYQRLYGTRCDRCDSFITGEVVSALGRTYHPKCFVCSVCSRPFPIGDRVTFSGKDCVCQQCSLSLAKPNEPIKIHGPSHCAGCTAEIKQGQSLLALEKQWHVSCFRCQTCNMVLTGEYISKDGVPYCEADYHAQYGVKCEGCSRYISGRVLEAGGKHYHPTCARCVRCNMMFKEGEEMYLTGCEVWHPLCKQAARAERRLRHRRLSETSISPPGSSIGSPNRVICSLGTLSPYSQEYDCMDIKQRRCSSPGYIDSPTYSRQGMSPIMPRSPQHFGYPGSESGRSSPYYSQEGRSNTPTLIQPPKHFHVPATGEPNIYRKPPIYKRTATKSRTSEDILRSSRLSTFSPEPYTQSDCDFYSYSNSPRTYRVPRRRYSTGGDEESWSHGLQRIGSGIGRMILKEEMKARSGSYDNDPWGSARNSRSGSKETLTTCYSSTAYNNTINGSPQSQYGTDSDFVCKSASLPSYGRNGMQRPQSADCYQYQYDSSSELNWGSRAEYKIYPYEALIVTTRGRNRLPKDVERARLERHLSPEEFVQVFGMAIEDFDRLALWKRNELKKQARLF; the protein is encoded by the exons ATGAGCTCTAATG CATATCTCCAAGGCTCAATTGGAGGTGAGTCAAGCAGAGGGCCAATCCGCTGTCAACGGTGTCGGGAAGTGTGTAAAGGGGAGGTAGTTCGAGTTCAAGAGACCCACTTCCATGTCAAGTGTTTTACATGCACAG TGTGTAACTGTGATCTGGCGAGGTCAGGCTTTTTCCAGAAGAAAGGCGAGTACATCTGCACAGCAGACTACCAACGACTGTATGGTACACGGTGCGACCGCTGCGACAGCTTCATCACAGGGGAAGTGGTCTCTGCTCTGGGACGGACTTACCACCCCAAGTGCTTTGTCTGTAGTGTCTGCag TAGACCTTTTCCCATTGGAGATAGAGTGACATTCAGTGGAAAGGACTGTGTATGCCAACAGTGCTCTCTCTCACTGGCCAAGCCAAATGAACCTATCAAAATCCATGGGCCCAGCC ACTGTGCCGGATGTACAGCAGAGATCAAGCAAGGTCAGTCTCTCTTGGCTTTGGAGAAGCAATGGCATGTCAGCTGCTTCAGATGTCAAACGTGCAACATGGTCCTCACCGGAGAGTACATCAGCAA GGATGGAGTTCCATACTGTGAGGCAGACTACCATGCCCAGTACGGCGTGAAATGTGAGGGATGCAGCAGATATATAAGTGGAAGGGTTCTGGAG GCTGGAGGGAAACACTACCACCCAACCTGTGCCCGCTGTGTTCGCTGTAACATGATGTTCAAAGagggagaagaaatgtatcTGACAG GCTGTGAGGTGTGGCACCCATTATGCAAGCAGGCAGCACGAGCAGAGAGGAGACTCAGG CACAGACGCCTGTCAGAGACCTCCATCTCTCCTCCAGGCTCCTCCATTGGCTCTCCCAATAGAGTTATATGT TCACTTGGGACACTTTCTCCCTATTCTCAG GAATACGACTGCATGGATATAAAGCAGAGACGATGCTCCAGTCCAGGTTACATTGACTCCCCAACATACAGTCGTCAAGGCATGTCACCCATCATGCCTCGCTCTCCACAGCACTTTGGTTACCCTG GATCTGAGAGTGGCAGGAGTTCACCTTACTATAGCCAAGAGGGGCGGTCCAATACGCCGACCCTCATCCAGCccccaaaacattttcatgtaccTG CCACAGGGGAGCCCAACATCTACAGGAAGCCTCCCATCTATAAGAGAACGG CAACCAAAAGCAGGACCAGTGAGGATATCCTAAGATCCTCCAGATTGTCCACCTTCTCTCCGGAGCCCTACACCCAGTCAGATTGTGACTTCTACTCATACAGCAACTCTCCACGAA CCTATCGAGTACCAAGGAGACGGTACTCGACTGGGGGAGATGAAGAGAGTTGGAGTCACGGTCTTCAAAGA ATCGGGAGTGGCATAGGGAGGATGATCCTCAAGGAAGAGATGAAAGCAAGATCTGGTTCCTATGACAACGACCCCTGGGGCAGTGCAAGAAATTCTCGTAGTGGGAGCAAGGAGACCCTTACTACATGCTACAGCTCAACAGCTTACAACAACACCATCAATGGAT CTCCTCAATCCCAATATGGCACCGATAGTG attttgtgTGCAAGTCTGCCTCACTTCCAAGTTATGGACGCAATGGCATGCAACGG CCTCAGAGTGCTGACTGTTACCAATACCAGTACGACAGCAGCAGTGAACTCAACTGGGGAAGCAGAG CGGAATACAAG ATTTATCCCTATGAGGCGCTCATTGTCACCACCAGAGGGAGAAATCGACTTCCCAAAGATGTTGAGAGAGCCAGACTAGAG cgaCACCTTTCCCCAGAAGAGTTTGTCCAAGTATTTGGCATGGCCATTGAGGATTTCGACAGGTTAGCTTTATGGAAGAGGAACGAGCTAAAAAAACAAGCCAGACTGTTTTAA
- the ablim3 gene encoding actin-binding LIM protein 3 isoform X4, giving the protein MSSNAYLQGSIGGESSRGPIRCQRCREVCKGEVVRVQETHFHVKCFTCTVCNCDLARSGFFQKKGEYICTADYQRLYGTRCDRCDSFITGEVVSALGRTYHPKCFVCSVCSRPFPIGDRVTFSGKDCVCQQCSLSLAKPNEPIKIHGPSHCAGCTAEIKQGQSLLALEKQWHVSCFRCQTCNMVLTGEYISKDGVPYCEADYHAQYGVKCEGCSRYISGRVLEAGGKHYHPTCARCVRCNMMFKEGEEMYLTGCEVWHPLCKQAARAERRLRHRRLSETSISPPGSSIGSPNRVICAKLANEFLDYKDLAALPKIKAIYEVQQPDLICSSYYHPYQRYTSDDDRLDMTYSYGESLGTLSPYSQEYDCMDIKQRRCSSPGYIDSPTYSRQGMSPIMPRSPQHFGYPGSESGRSSPYYSQEGRSNTPTLIQPPKHFHVPATGEPNIYRKPPIYKRTDNHLNAATKSRTSEDILRSSRLSTFSPEPYTQSDCDFYSYSNSPRTYRVPRRRYSTGGDEESWSHGLQRIGSGIGRMILKEEMKARSGSYDNDPWGSARNSRSGSKETLTTCYSSTAYNNTINGSPQSQYGTDSDFVCKSASLPSYGRNGMQRPQSADCYQYQYDSSSELNWGSRAEYKIYPYEALIVTTRGRNRLPKDVERARLERHLSPEEFVQVFGMAIEDFDRLALWKRNELKKQARLF; this is encoded by the exons ATGAGCTCTAATG CATATCTCCAAGGCTCAATTGGAGGTGAGTCAAGCAGAGGGCCAATCCGCTGTCAACGGTGTCGGGAAGTGTGTAAAGGGGAGGTAGTTCGAGTTCAAGAGACCCACTTCCATGTCAAGTGTTTTACATGCACAG TGTGTAACTGTGATCTGGCGAGGTCAGGCTTTTTCCAGAAGAAAGGCGAGTACATCTGCACAGCAGACTACCAACGACTGTATGGTACACGGTGCGACCGCTGCGACAGCTTCATCACAGGGGAAGTGGTCTCTGCTCTGGGACGGACTTACCACCCCAAGTGCTTTGTCTGTAGTGTCTGCag TAGACCTTTTCCCATTGGAGATAGAGTGACATTCAGTGGAAAGGACTGTGTATGCCAACAGTGCTCTCTCTCACTGGCCAAGCCAAATGAACCTATCAAAATCCATGGGCCCAGCC ACTGTGCCGGATGTACAGCAGAGATCAAGCAAGGTCAGTCTCTCTTGGCTTTGGAGAAGCAATGGCATGTCAGCTGCTTCAGATGTCAAACGTGCAACATGGTCCTCACCGGAGAGTACATCAGCAA GGATGGAGTTCCATACTGTGAGGCAGACTACCATGCCCAGTACGGCGTGAAATGTGAGGGATGCAGCAGATATATAAGTGGAAGGGTTCTGGAG GCTGGAGGGAAACACTACCACCCAACCTGTGCCCGCTGTGTTCGCTGTAACATGATGTTCAAAGagggagaagaaatgtatcTGACAG GCTGTGAGGTGTGGCACCCATTATGCAAGCAGGCAGCACGAGCAGAGAGGAGACTCAGG CACAGACGCCTGTCAGAGACCTCCATCTCTCCTCCAGGCTCCTCCATTGGCTCTCCCAATAGAGTTATATGT GCCAAATTGGCGAATGAGTTCCTAGATTATAAGGACCTAGCTGCCCTCCCAAAGATCAAGGCCATATATGAAGTCCAGCAGCCGGACCTCATATGTTCCTCATACTACCATCCTTACCAGAGATACACCTCTGATGATGACAGGCTAGACATGACTTACAGCTATGGGGAG TCACTTGGGACACTTTCTCCCTATTCTCAG GAATACGACTGCATGGATATAAAGCAGAGACGATGCTCCAGTCCAGGTTACATTGACTCCCCAACATACAGTCGTCAAGGCATGTCACCCATCATGCCTCGCTCTCCACAGCACTTTGGTTACCCTG GATCTGAGAGTGGCAGGAGTTCACCTTACTATAGCCAAGAGGGGCGGTCCAATACGCCGACCCTCATCCAGCccccaaaacattttcatgtaccTG CCACAGGGGAGCCCAACATCTACAGGAAGCCTCCCATCTATAAGAGAACGG ACAATCATTTGAATGCAGCAACCAAAAGCAGGACCAGTGAGGATATCCTAAGATCCTCCAGATTGTCCACCTTCTCTCCGGAGCCCTACACCCAGTCAGATTGTGACTTCTACTCATACAGCAACTCTCCACGAA CCTATCGAGTACCAAGGAGACGGTACTCGACTGGGGGAGATGAAGAGAGTTGGAGTCACGGTCTTCAAAGA ATCGGGAGTGGCATAGGGAGGATGATCCTCAAGGAAGAGATGAAAGCAAGATCTGGTTCCTATGACAACGACCCCTGGGGCAGTGCAAGAAATTCTCGTAGTGGGAGCAAGGAGACCCTTACTACATGCTACAGCTCAACAGCTTACAACAACACCATCAATGGAT CTCCTCAATCCCAATATGGCACCGATAGTG attttgtgTGCAAGTCTGCCTCACTTCCAAGTTATGGACGCAATGGCATGCAACGG CCTCAGAGTGCTGACTGTTACCAATACCAGTACGACAGCAGCAGTGAACTCAACTGGGGAAGCAGAG CGGAATACAAG ATTTATCCCTATGAGGCGCTCATTGTCACCACCAGAGGGAGAAATCGACTTCCCAAAGATGTTGAGAGAGCCAGACTAGAG cgaCACCTTTCCCCAGAAGAGTTTGTCCAAGTATTTGGCATGGCCATTGAGGATTTCGACAGGTTAGCTTTATGGAAGAGGAACGAGCTAAAAAAACAAGCCAGACTGTTTTAA
- the ablim3 gene encoding actin-binding LIM protein 3 isoform X2 — MSSNAYLQGSIGGESSRGPIRCQRCREVCKGEVVRVQETHFHVKCFTCTVCNCDLARSGFFQKKGEYICTADYQRLYGTRCDRCDSFITGEVVSALGRTYHPKCFVCSVCSRPFPIGDRVTFSGKDCVCQQCSLSLAKPNEPIKIHGPSHCAGCTAEIKQGQSLLALEKQWHVSCFRCQTCNMVLTGEYISKDGVPYCEADYHAQYGVKCEGCSRYISGRVLEAGGKHYHPTCARCVRCNMMFKEGEEMYLTGCEVWHPLCKQAARAERRLRVRWILQIIPFLTVTVGFLITMYFTLFDDTSQHRRLSETSISPPGSSIGSPNRVICAKLANEFLDYKDLAALPKIKAIYEVQQPDLICSSYYHPYQRYTSDDDRLDMTYSYGESLGTLSPYSQEYDCMDIKQRRCSSPGYIDSPTYSRQGMSPIMPRSPQHFGYPGSESGRSSPYYSQEGRSNTPTLIQPPKHFHVPATGEPNIYRKPPIYKRTATKSRTSEDILRSSRLSTFSPEPYTQSDCDFYSYSNSPRTYRVPRRRYSTGGDEESWSHGLQRIGSGIGRMILKEEMKARSGSYDNDPWGSARNSRSGSKETLTTCYSSTAYNNTINGSPQSQYGTDSDFVCKSASLPSYGRNGMQRPQSADCYQYQYDSSSELNWGSRAEYKIYPYEALIVTTRGRNRLPKDVERARLERHLSPEEFVQVFGMAIEDFDRLALWKRNELKKQARLF; from the exons ATGAGCTCTAATG CATATCTCCAAGGCTCAATTGGAGGTGAGTCAAGCAGAGGGCCAATCCGCTGTCAACGGTGTCGGGAAGTGTGTAAAGGGGAGGTAGTTCGAGTTCAAGAGACCCACTTCCATGTCAAGTGTTTTACATGCACAG TGTGTAACTGTGATCTGGCGAGGTCAGGCTTTTTCCAGAAGAAAGGCGAGTACATCTGCACAGCAGACTACCAACGACTGTATGGTACACGGTGCGACCGCTGCGACAGCTTCATCACAGGGGAAGTGGTCTCTGCTCTGGGACGGACTTACCACCCCAAGTGCTTTGTCTGTAGTGTCTGCag TAGACCTTTTCCCATTGGAGATAGAGTGACATTCAGTGGAAAGGACTGTGTATGCCAACAGTGCTCTCTCTCACTGGCCAAGCCAAATGAACCTATCAAAATCCATGGGCCCAGCC ACTGTGCCGGATGTACAGCAGAGATCAAGCAAGGTCAGTCTCTCTTGGCTTTGGAGAAGCAATGGCATGTCAGCTGCTTCAGATGTCAAACGTGCAACATGGTCCTCACCGGAGAGTACATCAGCAA GGATGGAGTTCCATACTGTGAGGCAGACTACCATGCCCAGTACGGCGTGAAATGTGAGGGATGCAGCAGATATATAAGTGGAAGGGTTCTGGAG GCTGGAGGGAAACACTACCACCCAACCTGTGCCCGCTGTGTTCGCTGTAACATGATGTTCAAAGagggagaagaaatgtatcTGACAG GCTGTGAGGTGTGGCACCCATTATGCAAGCAGGCAGCACGAGCAGAGAGGAGACTCAGGGTAAGATGGATATTACAGATAATCCCTTTTTTAACTGTAACTGTAGGATTTTTAATAACaatgtactttactttgtttgATGATACTTCACAGCACAGACGCCTGTCAGAGACCTCCATCTCTCCTCCAGGCTCCTCCATTGGCTCTCCCAATAGAGTTATATGT GCCAAATTGGCGAATGAGTTCCTAGATTATAAGGACCTAGCTGCCCTCCCAAAGATCAAGGCCATATATGAAGTCCAGCAGCCGGACCTCATATGTTCCTCATACTACCATCCTTACCAGAGATACACCTCTGATGATGACAGGCTAGACATGACTTACAGCTATGGGGAG TCACTTGGGACACTTTCTCCCTATTCTCAG GAATACGACTGCATGGATATAAAGCAGAGACGATGCTCCAGTCCAGGTTACATTGACTCCCCAACATACAGTCGTCAAGGCATGTCACCCATCATGCCTCGCTCTCCACAGCACTTTGGTTACCCTG GATCTGAGAGTGGCAGGAGTTCACCTTACTATAGCCAAGAGGGGCGGTCCAATACGCCGACCCTCATCCAGCccccaaaacattttcatgtaccTG CCACAGGGGAGCCCAACATCTACAGGAAGCCTCCCATCTATAAGAGAACGG CAACCAAAAGCAGGACCAGTGAGGATATCCTAAGATCCTCCAGATTGTCCACCTTCTCTCCGGAGCCCTACACCCAGTCAGATTGTGACTTCTACTCATACAGCAACTCTCCACGAA CCTATCGAGTACCAAGGAGACGGTACTCGACTGGGGGAGATGAAGAGAGTTGGAGTCACGGTCTTCAAAGA ATCGGGAGTGGCATAGGGAGGATGATCCTCAAGGAAGAGATGAAAGCAAGATCTGGTTCCTATGACAACGACCCCTGGGGCAGTGCAAGAAATTCTCGTAGTGGGAGCAAGGAGACCCTTACTACATGCTACAGCTCAACAGCTTACAACAACACCATCAATGGAT CTCCTCAATCCCAATATGGCACCGATAGTG attttgtgTGCAAGTCTGCCTCACTTCCAAGTTATGGACGCAATGGCATGCAACGG CCTCAGAGTGCTGACTGTTACCAATACCAGTACGACAGCAGCAGTGAACTCAACTGGGGAAGCAGAG CGGAATACAAG ATTTATCCCTATGAGGCGCTCATTGTCACCACCAGAGGGAGAAATCGACTTCCCAAAGATGTTGAGAGAGCCAGACTAGAG cgaCACCTTTCCCCAGAAGAGTTTGTCCAAGTATTTGGCATGGCCATTGAGGATTTCGACAGGTTAGCTTTATGGAAGAGGAACGAGCTAAAAAAACAAGCCAGACTGTTTTAA
- the ablim3 gene encoding actin-binding LIM protein 3 isoform X1: MSSNAYLQGSIGGESSRGPIRCQRCREVCKGEVVRVQETHFHVKCFTCTVCNCDLARSGFFQKKGEYICTADYQRLYGTRCDRCDSFITGEVVSALGRTYHPKCFVCSVCSRPFPIGDRVTFSGKDCVCQQCSLSLAKPNEPIKIHGPSHCAGCTAEIKQGQSLLALEKQWHVSCFRCQTCNMVLTGEYISKDGVPYCEADYHAQYGVKCEGCSRYISGRVLEAGGKHYHPTCARCVRCNMMFKEGEEMYLTGCEVWHPLCKQAARAERRLRVRWILQIIPFLTVTVGFLITMYFTLFDDTSQHRRLSETSISPPGSSIGSPNRVICAKLANEFLDYKDLAALPKIKAIYEVQQPDLICSSYYHPYQRYTSDDDRLDMTYSYGESLGTLSPYSQEYDCMDIKQRRCSSPGYIDSPTYSRQGMSPIMPRSPQHFGYPGSESGRSSPYYSQEGRSNTPTLIQPPKHFHVPATGEPNIYRKPPIYKRTDNHLNAATKSRTSEDILRSSRLSTFSPEPYTQSDCDFYSYSNSPRTYRVPRRRYSTGGDEESWSHGLQRIGSGIGRMILKEEMKARSGSYDNDPWGSARNSRSGSKETLTTCYSSTAYNNTINGSPQSQYGTDSDFVCKSASLPSYGRNGMQRPQSADCYQYQYDSSSELNWGSRAEYKIYPYEALIVTTRGRNRLPKDVERARLERHLSPEEFVQVFGMAIEDFDRLALWKRNELKKQARLF; the protein is encoded by the exons ATGAGCTCTAATG CATATCTCCAAGGCTCAATTGGAGGTGAGTCAAGCAGAGGGCCAATCCGCTGTCAACGGTGTCGGGAAGTGTGTAAAGGGGAGGTAGTTCGAGTTCAAGAGACCCACTTCCATGTCAAGTGTTTTACATGCACAG TGTGTAACTGTGATCTGGCGAGGTCAGGCTTTTTCCAGAAGAAAGGCGAGTACATCTGCACAGCAGACTACCAACGACTGTATGGTACACGGTGCGACCGCTGCGACAGCTTCATCACAGGGGAAGTGGTCTCTGCTCTGGGACGGACTTACCACCCCAAGTGCTTTGTCTGTAGTGTCTGCag TAGACCTTTTCCCATTGGAGATAGAGTGACATTCAGTGGAAAGGACTGTGTATGCCAACAGTGCTCTCTCTCACTGGCCAAGCCAAATGAACCTATCAAAATCCATGGGCCCAGCC ACTGTGCCGGATGTACAGCAGAGATCAAGCAAGGTCAGTCTCTCTTGGCTTTGGAGAAGCAATGGCATGTCAGCTGCTTCAGATGTCAAACGTGCAACATGGTCCTCACCGGAGAGTACATCAGCAA GGATGGAGTTCCATACTGTGAGGCAGACTACCATGCCCAGTACGGCGTGAAATGTGAGGGATGCAGCAGATATATAAGTGGAAGGGTTCTGGAG GCTGGAGGGAAACACTACCACCCAACCTGTGCCCGCTGTGTTCGCTGTAACATGATGTTCAAAGagggagaagaaatgtatcTGACAG GCTGTGAGGTGTGGCACCCATTATGCAAGCAGGCAGCACGAGCAGAGAGGAGACTCAGGGTAAGATGGATATTACAGATAATCCCTTTTTTAACTGTAACTGTAGGATTTTTAATAACaatgtactttactttgtttgATGATACTTCACAGCACAGACGCCTGTCAGAGACCTCCATCTCTCCTCCAGGCTCCTCCATTGGCTCTCCCAATAGAGTTATATGT GCCAAATTGGCGAATGAGTTCCTAGATTATAAGGACCTAGCTGCCCTCCCAAAGATCAAGGCCATATATGAAGTCCAGCAGCCGGACCTCATATGTTCCTCATACTACCATCCTTACCAGAGATACACCTCTGATGATGACAGGCTAGACATGACTTACAGCTATGGGGAG TCACTTGGGACACTTTCTCCCTATTCTCAG GAATACGACTGCATGGATATAAAGCAGAGACGATGCTCCAGTCCAGGTTACATTGACTCCCCAACATACAGTCGTCAAGGCATGTCACCCATCATGCCTCGCTCTCCACAGCACTTTGGTTACCCTG GATCTGAGAGTGGCAGGAGTTCACCTTACTATAGCCAAGAGGGGCGGTCCAATACGCCGACCCTCATCCAGCccccaaaacattttcatgtaccTG CCACAGGGGAGCCCAACATCTACAGGAAGCCTCCCATCTATAAGAGAACGG ACAATCATTTGAATGCAGCAACCAAAAGCAGGACCAGTGAGGATATCCTAAGATCCTCCAGATTGTCCACCTTCTCTCCGGAGCCCTACACCCAGTCAGATTGTGACTTCTACTCATACAGCAACTCTCCACGAA CCTATCGAGTACCAAGGAGACGGTACTCGACTGGGGGAGATGAAGAGAGTTGGAGTCACGGTCTTCAAAGA ATCGGGAGTGGCATAGGGAGGATGATCCTCAAGGAAGAGATGAAAGCAAGATCTGGTTCCTATGACAACGACCCCTGGGGCAGTGCAAGAAATTCTCGTAGTGGGAGCAAGGAGACCCTTACTACATGCTACAGCTCAACAGCTTACAACAACACCATCAATGGAT CTCCTCAATCCCAATATGGCACCGATAGTG attttgtgTGCAAGTCTGCCTCACTTCCAAGTTATGGACGCAATGGCATGCAACGG CCTCAGAGTGCTGACTGTTACCAATACCAGTACGACAGCAGCAGTGAACTCAACTGGGGAAGCAGAG CGGAATACAAG ATTTATCCCTATGAGGCGCTCATTGTCACCACCAGAGGGAGAAATCGACTTCCCAAAGATGTTGAGAGAGCCAGACTAGAG cgaCACCTTTCCCCAGAAGAGTTTGTCCAAGTATTTGGCATGGCCATTGAGGATTTCGACAGGTTAGCTTTATGGAAGAGGAACGAGCTAAAAAAACAAGCCAGACTGTTTTAA
- the ablim3 gene encoding actin-binding LIM protein 3 isoform X3, with the protein MSSNAYLQGSIGGESSRGPIRCQRCREVCKGEVVRVQETHFHVKCFTCTVCNCDLARSGFFQKKGEYICTADYQRLYGTRCDRCDSFITGEVVSALGRTYHPKCFVCSVCSRPFPIGDRVTFSGKDCVCQQCSLSLAKPNEPIKIHGPSHCAGCTAEIKQGQSLLALEKQWHVSCFRCQTCNMVLTGEYISKDGVPYCEADYHAQYGVKCEGCSRYISGRVLEAGGKHYHPTCARCVRCNMMFKEGEEMYLTGCEVWHPLCKQAARAERRLRVRWILQIIPFLTVTVGFLITMYFTLFDDTSQHRRLSETSISPPGSSIGSPNRVICAKLANEFLDYKDLAALPKIKAIYEVQQPDLICSSYYHPYQRYTSDDDRLDMTYSYGESLGTLSPYSQEYDCMDIKQRRCSSPGYIDSPTYSRQGMSPIMPRSPQHFGYPGSESGRSSPYYSQEGRSNTPTLIQPPKHFHVPDNHLNAATKSRTSEDILRSSRLSTFSPEPYTQSDCDFYSYSNSPRTYRVPRRRYSTGGDEESWSHGLQRIGSGIGRMILKEEMKARSGSYDNDPWGSARNSRSGSKETLTTCYSSTAYNNTINGSPQSQYGTDSDFVCKSASLPSYGRNGMQRPQSADCYQYQYDSSSELNWGSRAEYKIYPYEALIVTTRGRNRLPKDVERARLERHLSPEEFVQVFGMAIEDFDRLALWKRNELKKQARLF; encoded by the exons ATGAGCTCTAATG CATATCTCCAAGGCTCAATTGGAGGTGAGTCAAGCAGAGGGCCAATCCGCTGTCAACGGTGTCGGGAAGTGTGTAAAGGGGAGGTAGTTCGAGTTCAAGAGACCCACTTCCATGTCAAGTGTTTTACATGCACAG TGTGTAACTGTGATCTGGCGAGGTCAGGCTTTTTCCAGAAGAAAGGCGAGTACATCTGCACAGCAGACTACCAACGACTGTATGGTACACGGTGCGACCGCTGCGACAGCTTCATCACAGGGGAAGTGGTCTCTGCTCTGGGACGGACTTACCACCCCAAGTGCTTTGTCTGTAGTGTCTGCag TAGACCTTTTCCCATTGGAGATAGAGTGACATTCAGTGGAAAGGACTGTGTATGCCAACAGTGCTCTCTCTCACTGGCCAAGCCAAATGAACCTATCAAAATCCATGGGCCCAGCC ACTGTGCCGGATGTACAGCAGAGATCAAGCAAGGTCAGTCTCTCTTGGCTTTGGAGAAGCAATGGCATGTCAGCTGCTTCAGATGTCAAACGTGCAACATGGTCCTCACCGGAGAGTACATCAGCAA GGATGGAGTTCCATACTGTGAGGCAGACTACCATGCCCAGTACGGCGTGAAATGTGAGGGATGCAGCAGATATATAAGTGGAAGGGTTCTGGAG GCTGGAGGGAAACACTACCACCCAACCTGTGCCCGCTGTGTTCGCTGTAACATGATGTTCAAAGagggagaagaaatgtatcTGACAG GCTGTGAGGTGTGGCACCCATTATGCAAGCAGGCAGCACGAGCAGAGAGGAGACTCAGGGTAAGATGGATATTACAGATAATCCCTTTTTTAACTGTAACTGTAGGATTTTTAATAACaatgtactttactttgtttgATGATACTTCACAGCACAGACGCCTGTCAGAGACCTCCATCTCTCCTCCAGGCTCCTCCATTGGCTCTCCCAATAGAGTTATATGT GCCAAATTGGCGAATGAGTTCCTAGATTATAAGGACCTAGCTGCCCTCCCAAAGATCAAGGCCATATATGAAGTCCAGCAGCCGGACCTCATATGTTCCTCATACTACCATCCTTACCAGAGATACACCTCTGATGATGACAGGCTAGACATGACTTACAGCTATGGGGAG TCACTTGGGACACTTTCTCCCTATTCTCAG GAATACGACTGCATGGATATAAAGCAGAGACGATGCTCCAGTCCAGGTTACATTGACTCCCCAACATACAGTCGTCAAGGCATGTCACCCATCATGCCTCGCTCTCCACAGCACTTTGGTTACCCTG GATCTGAGAGTGGCAGGAGTTCACCTTACTATAGCCAAGAGGGGCGGTCCAATACGCCGACCCTCATCCAGCccccaaaacattttcatgtaccTG ACAATCATTTGAATGCAGCAACCAAAAGCAGGACCAGTGAGGATATCCTAAGATCCTCCAGATTGTCCACCTTCTCTCCGGAGCCCTACACCCAGTCAGATTGTGACTTCTACTCATACAGCAACTCTCCACGAA CCTATCGAGTACCAAGGAGACGGTACTCGACTGGGGGAGATGAAGAGAGTTGGAGTCACGGTCTTCAAAGA ATCGGGAGTGGCATAGGGAGGATGATCCTCAAGGAAGAGATGAAAGCAAGATCTGGTTCCTATGACAACGACCCCTGGGGCAGTGCAAGAAATTCTCGTAGTGGGAGCAAGGAGACCCTTACTACATGCTACAGCTCAACAGCTTACAACAACACCATCAATGGAT CTCCTCAATCCCAATATGGCACCGATAGTG attttgtgTGCAAGTCTGCCTCACTTCCAAGTTATGGACGCAATGGCATGCAACGG CCTCAGAGTGCTGACTGTTACCAATACCAGTACGACAGCAGCAGTGAACTCAACTGGGGAAGCAGAG CGGAATACAAG ATTTATCCCTATGAGGCGCTCATTGTCACCACCAGAGGGAGAAATCGACTTCCCAAAGATGTTGAGAGAGCCAGACTAGAG cgaCACCTTTCCCCAGAAGAGTTTGTCCAAGTATTTGGCATGGCCATTGAGGATTTCGACAGGTTAGCTTTATGGAAGAGGAACGAGCTAAAAAAACAAGCCAGACTGTTTTAA